In Mycolicibacterium mucogenicum DSM 44124, the following are encoded in one genomic region:
- a CDS encoding helix-turn-helix domain-containing protein has product MRQSKASRDQMMTQLRNAYESGASIRSLVATSGKSYGSVHSMLVQSGAVMRSRGGPNHRSRKIA; this is encoded by the coding sequence ATGAGGCAATCCAAAGCATCTCGCGACCAGATGATGACCCAGCTGCGTAACGCCTACGAGAGCGGCGCCAGTATCAGGTCATTGGTGGCCACGTCCGGAAAATCCTATGGGTCGGTGCACAGCATGCTGGTGCAGTCCGGCGCGGTCATGCGCAGCCGCGGCGGCCCGAATCACCGCAGCCGCAAGATCGCCTGA